The following coding sequences are from one Thermoflexus sp. window:
- a CDS encoding TrmB family transcriptional regulator translates to MADVIELLQQLGFSEYEARAYVTLLQAHPLTGYELAKRSGIPRPNIYPVLQRLEERGAVIRVETPEGTRYAPTPPGEFLKRLDRRFEETLAAARRALEALGPAPEPEPVWNLSGYATLLDHARAILDRATRTIWVALWPPEASALAMPLARAEARGVRITTLCLAACASVCEGCRGELHRYRIAPASAARWLILVSDAEEVVAGEIWGETEARGLRTRQRMLVDLMQDYIRHSIALAATVHELGDEVRQFRPPARQLLTMVRRRLARKSAS, encoded by the coding sequence ATGGCAGACGTCATCGAGTTGCTGCAACAGCTGGGGTTCAGCGAATACGAGGCCCGGGCCTATGTGACCCTTCTGCAGGCGCATCCCCTGACCGGCTATGAGCTGGCCAAACGCTCGGGGATCCCCCGGCCGAATATCTACCCGGTGCTCCAGCGCCTGGAAGAGCGAGGCGCTGTGATACGGGTGGAGACGCCGGAGGGCACTCGTTATGCTCCGACGCCGCCAGGGGAGTTCCTCAAGCGCCTGGATCGCCGCTTCGAGGAGACCCTTGCTGCGGCGCGGAGGGCGCTGGAGGCCCTCGGCCCTGCGCCGGAGCCGGAGCCGGTCTGGAACCTCTCTGGATATGCCACGCTCCTGGATCATGCCCGGGCGATCCTGGATCGGGCCACGCGCACGATCTGGGTCGCCCTGTGGCCGCCGGAGGCGAGCGCCCTCGCGATGCCTCTGGCCCGCGCGGAAGCCCGGGGGGTGCGGATCACCACGCTGTGCCTGGCGGCCTGTGCCTCCGTATGCGAGGGATGCCGGGGGGAGCTCCATCGCTACCGGATCGCCCCGGCCTCCGCTGCCCGATGGTTGATCCTGGTATCGGATGCGGAGGAGGTCGTGGCGGGGGAGATCTGGGGGGAAACCGAGGCCCGGGGACTCCGAACCCGGCAGCGGATGCTGGTGGATCTGATGCAGGACTACATCCGGCATAGCATCGCCCTGGCCGCCACCGTCCATGAGCTGGGGGATGAGGTCCGACAGTTTCGCCCGCCGGCTCGTCAGCTGCTCACGATGGTGCGGCGACGGCTCGCCCGGAAAAGCGCGTCATGA
- a CDS encoding DUF2231 domain-containing protein: MGQSRQFIGGGWTLREVLQGKPIGHPTHALVVHFPAGLWPAALLFDLLSWIRPDPTLVRAAFYDILLGLGMAALAIFTGLLDFLPTVPGSWKRQLGWRHLLAQAGATGCFAISAGLRALDPGSARTPILPLLLAALGVGLLLLGNFLGGELVYRHGMRVGASR; this comes from the coding sequence GTGGGACAGAGCCGGCAGTTCATCGGAGGCGGCTGGACGCTGCGGGAGGTGCTTCAGGGCAAGCCCATCGGGCACCCGACCCATGCGCTGGTGGTCCACTTCCCGGCAGGGCTGTGGCCGGCCGCCCTCCTGTTCGATCTCCTCTCCTGGATCCGGCCGGATCCCACGCTGGTCCGCGCCGCTTTCTATGACATCCTGCTGGGGCTGGGGATGGCAGCCCTGGCCATTTTCACCGGCCTGCTGGACTTCCTGCCCACCGTCCCCGGCTCCTGGAAGCGTCAGCTGGGATGGCGACATCTGCTCGCCCAGGCCGGCGCGACCGGGTGCTTCGCCATAAGCGCCGGGTTGCGAGCCCTCGACCCCGGATCGGCGCGCACGCCCATCCTCCCCCTCCTCCTCGCCGCCCTGGGCGTCGGGCTCCTGCTCCTCGGCAACTTCCTGGGCGGGGAGCTGGTCTACCGGCACGGGATGCGCGTGGGCGCTTCCCGGTGA